The genomic stretch TTTACCCAACAAGACACGCATTGGGCTTTAGCACGCCATAATCTCAACTACAATCTCAAGCAGTTTTATCATGCTGAAGAAACGTTGGGACTAGTAGAATATGACGGCAAAGTAAAGCTGGGGGCGATCGCTCTAGCTGCCCTAGCCATTTTGGAAGCTGGCGGCACAGAAGAGAAAGGAAGCCCATCTCTAACCATACCCTCTCTCTATGCTGACATCTTCTCATCACTTTGCCGCACGATCGACCACCTTTGGCAACCTGATGGATCATTCCGCACCTTTTATAAACCCAGCGATCGCAACGATAATCAAAACTTTTATCCTGGAGAAGCTCTGCTGTTCTGGGCATCCCTATATCAGCGCACCCATGACACCGATTTACTAGAGCGATGTTACACCAGCTTTCACTACTATCGAGCTTGGCATCGACAGCACCGCAACCCGGCCTTTATTCCCTGGCATACCCAAGCCTATGCTCTGCTCTATCAAGAAACGGGCGATCGCCAGTTCCTCGACTGCATCATGGAGATGAATGATTGGCTCTTACCCATGCAGCAATGGGATGGGGTGCGCTATGCCGATGTGCAGGGGCGATTCCATAATCCTAAGCATCCTGAGTATGGCCCACCCCATGCGTCATCAACAGGGGTCTACCTAGAAGGTCTAGTAGATGCCTACCAGCTCGCGGTTCAAACCCAAGATATTCACCGAGCCCAATGCTATCAACAGTCTATCTGGCGAGGGTTACGGAGTATTCGTCAACTGCAATTTCGAGATGAAATCGATCTGTTTTATATATCGAAACCGTCCTTCGTCCATGGTGGCATCCGCACAACGGTGTACGACAATGTGATTCGGGTCGATAACGTGCAGCACTGCCTGATGGCATTGCTAAAACTGATGCAATGCCCCACCTTTTCCCAAGCCACCACTCCTGGCATCATCGACGACACATCAGAGTACTGGAATAGTCCTAGAGATTCTGTCCAGATTACCGTTCAGGATAAGATATCGGGCAGGTCTCCATCGATGGACACCCCCCAAGAAACCCCAAGAAATATTGCTGAAGGTGAAGCGCGATCGCACTTACAGCAGTTCCAGTTGCTCGATGCCACCGTTGATCTACGCCCACTTCTCGTTGAACTTGATGCCAATGCCCACTACTGGCTCCGCGACACGAGCCGTCAAGACCATGTGAACGTGCAGCGTGAAACTAACTCTATTTATCTGCGTAGTGCCGTCAAACCACTCCCTCCTGGTGCAACCAACAGCAACGACGTCCATGAGAGCCGCTGCACTGCCATGGCCAAGCACTTTCCGAAGATATTGGGATGGACAGAGGATTTTGCCGCATCTATCGGTGGCGAGCTAGGGCGAGTGACGGTGGTGCGATTAGCTCCCTATGGTCGAGTCTATCGTCATATTGACCATGGAGACTATTACCGGGTACGCGATCGCTACCATCTTGTGTTAAGGAGCGCGGCAGGAAGTGTTCTTGGTGCGGGAGATGAGTGGGTGCGTATGCAGGAAGGAGAACTGTGGTGGTTCAACAACAAGGCACCCCACGAAGCCTTTAATGAATCCAGCGACTGGCGTGTTCATCTTATCTTTGACGTATTGAGGGGCGATCGCTCTTTAGCATAATGCGTCAGAGATCAGTATATTCTAGAAACAACCGTTAACGTCTCATTAGGCACGAAGGACTTACTTGAGGCGATCGCTTAACCTTCTCCCTCTATTCTTCCACCTAGCGCTGAGTGGCGTGGAGGGCGATCGCTCTGGCTAAACGTGATGCTTGCGGGCAGCGATACGTTTTATCAGAAACCAGGACTTAAGACTTTCCCAACCT from Candidatus Obscuribacterales bacterium encodes the following:
- a CDS encoding aspartyl/asparaginyl beta-hydroxylase domain-containing protein, which encodes MTYLASDHCPHLDKPALKTPASYNVVSAEHDAIANLIQAVLAEQPYSDQPIACLGPTYVGLRKSGQLQQAYWRYDTDLEQMVEGVVEQAIASLIASNSSKTDTLDHAKTSGIDAIELCLTHDYRWVAIAEFDRVFANIHRGIRGIEVQYQDRIYRYSPTRMIAANLSFQKAFQQVLDQESISDQTFIRKGGLIQAFEARQLLIRLTPQVMITTLHRGNRIVPLETLSGDVLADMTRCMGQWMVRQVQMNGRMVYKYFPSRGEESGANNLIRQFMATLCLIRYARFTQQDTHWALARHNLNYNLKQFYHAEETLGLVEYDGKVKLGAIALAALAILEAGGTEEKGSPSLTIPSLYADIFSSLCRTIDHLWQPDGSFRTFYKPSDRNDNQNFYPGEALLFWASLYQRTHDTDLLERCYTSFHYYRAWHRQHRNPAFIPWHTQAYALLYQETGDRQFLDCIMEMNDWLLPMQQWDGVRYADVQGRFHNPKHPEYGPPHASSTGVYLEGLVDAYQLAVQTQDIHRAQCYQQSIWRGLRSIRQLQFRDEIDLFYISKPSFVHGGIRTTVYDNVIRVDNVQHCLMALLKLMQCPTFSQATTPGIIDDTSEYWNSPRDSVQITVQDKISGRSPSMDTPQETPRNIAEGEARSHLQQFQLLDATVDLRPLLVELDANAHYWLRDTSRQDHVNVQRETNSIYLRSAVKPLPPGATNSNDVHESRCTAMAKHFPKILGWTEDFAASIGGELGRVTVVRLAPYGRVYRHIDHGDYYRVRDRYHLVLRSAAGSVLGAGDEWVRMQEGELWWFNNKAPHEAFNESSDWRVHLIFDVLRGDRSLA